A window from Variovorax sp. PBL-E5 encodes these proteins:
- a CDS encoding thrombospondin type 3 repeat-containing protein, which produces MKTLAALLIASATLAGCIAVPYDNGRPPPRAYGDRDRDGVPNRSDRDRDNDGVPNRYDRAPNNPNRN; this is translated from the coding sequence ATGAAAACACTCGCCGCATTGCTCATCGCGTCCGCCACGCTCGCCGGTTGTATCGCCGTGCCCTACGACAACGGCCGCCCGCCGCCGCGGGCCTATGGCGACCGCGATCGCGACGGCGTTCCGAACCGCTCCGACCGCGATCGCGACAACGATGGCGTGCCCAATCGCTACGACCGCGCGCCCAACAATCCGAATCGCAATTGA
- a CDS encoding MG2 domain-containing protein, with amino-acid sequence MRALATAVLTLAALGAHALQITSLTPQGEVARVRQVVAKFDQAAVSFGDPKAPAPLAVSCSDAQAGKGNGRWTADRQWVFDFEDDLPPGVRCTVTRVAAFKSASGSDLSGPERYQFSTGGPFIRSWQPSYGKIDEQQLFMLQLNGPATLDSVRDNVWCAAEGIGERIPVRLIEGEQRAALLKSLGLDKQAEKAPLRFVTLQCNRTLTPASRVQLVYGKGVATPSGVPNTIERRLKFEVREPFAVSFTCERENAQSACLPLKPLVLRFNAPVSRKLAAAITLKGGDKLFKPKFDDDGNAPPDDDAVVDSVSFPPPFAEQGQFSIELPPKFQDASGRALAAPDSFPMKVATGAMPPLAKFAASPFGVVERLAEPGGVALMPVTVRRVETALQVQALTPGKVSDMNPKTDAEIIAWFRKVRRYDSNTTISRKEAARDVKAALPKVIDKDDADDIQTRMVSLLGGQGGVRTLDMPKSESGDPRPFEVIGIPLTPGFHVLEIASQKLGDALLDDRYGSGRTMYVRTTALATNLAVHFKLGRENAVAWVTTLDKGQVVANAAVRVSSCDGKQVATGTTDARGLVELAGISPNAPGCPGAADEDADDSGGGAYFVSARAKDAEGVNDLAFTWSDWQRGIEPWRFNVPTSLQPEPDRIAHTIFDRTLLRAGETVSMKHLIRTQTRTGFGLPDTLPETLVITHVGSGQQYTQPIKWRKTATGGESGENTFAIPPAAKLGVYQVELRNGKNGADADAGEGGQRSYATGEFRVEEFRLPVLEGRITPSDKKPLVAATTLPADVQVNYVAGGGAANLPVRVSAMVRGKSLAFADFDAFSFSPPTKDGTVATDTGDAPAVGDDARVIADKLPLTLDRNGAGKLSIDKIPLAKATPRELLLEATYADPNGEVQTLSSVQTLWPASVIAGVKTEGWVSTSQKLRFQALALDLSGKPQEGVTLNVRAVARITTTSRKRMVGGFYTYDNKTDVKDIGTICSGKSDARGLLLCEAELKEAGEVELIASATDKDGRDSRAASSVYVTKQGELWFGGEDHDRIDVLPEKKNYQPGETAKFQVRSPFRFSTALVSVEREGVIETHVVQLDGKDPTVTLQVKPEWGPNAYVSVLALRGRLREVPWYSFFTWGYKAPREWWTAFWYEGKEYVAPTALVDLSKPAFRLGLAEIRVGTQAHLIDVKVTSDKPSYPVRGKAQITISARLPGGKPAAGAEVALAAVDQALLELMPNDSWNLLDAMLQRRSWGVSTSTAQMEIVGRRHYGRKAVPAGGGGGKAQTRELLDTLLLWNPAVVLDANGQATVTVPLNDALTTFRIVAVADAGTGLFGTGQTSIQATQDLQIVSGLPPLVREDDQFRAQITLRNTTQKPMKVEAAPRATLLTLAPQTVDIPAGEARELAWTVTAPAQLAQTRAEAILWEIEAHDTLGGARDALKVRQRIVPAVPLTVQQATLVQLDGPFTLDVAPPADALPGRGGLKLSLQPRLAEGLTGVRDWFANYPYICLEQKTSKSVGLRDGKAWQQVVAQLPSYLDGDGLASYFPPRDGEANRGSDTLTAYVLAATNEAAALDPAFALPDDVVTPMTEGLIAFVEGKIQRDFWSPRKDLDVRKLAALEALSRYGKAQGRMTGSITIAPNQWPTSAVIDWLNILKRVTDVPQRQQRMDEANNVLKARLSYQGTKLIFSTEQDDYWWWLMVNGDVNTARLLLAVMDDPAWKDDTAKLVNGFIGRQQNGAWHTTTANLWGGLALEKFSKQFESAPVAGITAATLGAAKAQVDWRKVERIKTGDAGGAPNQTTFFGAPASPGNLRNNSMFLPWPAGAAHDTLLVTQSGSGKPWLTLQSIAAVQLKAPFAAGYAIKKTVTPVEQAVKGIYTRGDVLRVTLEINASADMTWVAVTDPIPGGATILGGGLGRDSQIATQGEKKTGAGWAAFEERSFEAFRSYYEYLPKGVVKMEYTVRLNNVGDFALPPSRVEALYAPEMFGEAPNERIKVEAVK; translated from the coding sequence ATGCGTGCGCTGGCCACTGCCGTGCTGACCCTGGCCGCCCTCGGCGCCCATGCGCTGCAGATCACCAGCCTCACGCCGCAGGGCGAAGTCGCCCGCGTGCGGCAGGTGGTCGCCAAGTTCGACCAGGCCGCCGTCAGCTTCGGCGACCCGAAGGCGCCGGCACCGCTGGCCGTGAGCTGCAGCGACGCACAGGCCGGCAAGGGCAACGGCCGCTGGACCGCCGACCGGCAATGGGTCTTCGACTTCGAGGATGACCTGCCGCCCGGCGTGCGCTGCACCGTCACGCGGGTCGCCGCCTTCAAGTCGGCCTCGGGCTCCGACCTGAGCGGCCCCGAGCGCTACCAGTTCAGCACCGGCGGCCCCTTCATCCGCAGCTGGCAGCCGAGCTACGGCAAGATCGACGAGCAGCAGCTCTTCATGCTGCAGCTCAATGGTCCGGCCACGCTCGACAGCGTGCGCGACAACGTGTGGTGCGCGGCCGAGGGCATCGGCGAGCGCATTCCTGTGCGGCTCATCGAGGGCGAGCAGCGCGCGGCATTGCTCAAGTCCCTGGGCCTGGACAAGCAGGCCGAGAAGGCGCCGCTGCGCTTCGTCACGCTGCAATGCAACCGCACGCTGACGCCGGCCAGCCGCGTGCAGCTGGTCTACGGCAAGGGCGTGGCCACGCCCTCGGGCGTGCCCAACACCATCGAGCGGCGGCTCAAGTTCGAGGTGCGCGAGCCCTTCGCCGTGTCCTTCACCTGCGAGCGCGAGAACGCGCAGTCCGCCTGCCTGCCGCTCAAGCCGCTGGTGCTGCGGTTCAACGCGCCGGTGTCGCGCAAGCTGGCCGCGGCGATCACACTCAAGGGCGGCGACAAGCTCTTCAAACCCAAATTCGACGACGACGGCAACGCGCCGCCCGACGACGACGCAGTGGTCGATTCGGTGAGCTTCCCGCCGCCCTTCGCGGAACAAGGGCAGTTCAGCATCGAGCTGCCGCCGAAGTTCCAGGACGCATCGGGCCGCGCGCTGGCCGCACCCGACAGCTTCCCGATGAAGGTCGCCACCGGCGCGATGCCGCCGCTGGCCAAGTTCGCGGCCTCGCCCTTCGGCGTGGTCGAGCGCCTGGCCGAACCCGGCGGCGTGGCGCTGATGCCGGTCACGGTGCGGCGTGTCGAGACCGCGCTGCAGGTGCAGGCGCTGACGCCGGGCAAAGTCAGCGACATGAATCCGAAGACCGACGCCGAGATCATCGCGTGGTTCCGCAAGGTGCGCCGCTACGACAGCAACACCACGATCTCGCGCAAGGAGGCGGCGCGCGACGTCAAGGCCGCGCTGCCGAAGGTGATCGACAAGGACGATGCCGACGACATCCAGACCCGCATGGTGTCGCTGCTCGGCGGCCAGGGCGGCGTCAGGACGCTGGACATGCCCAAGTCCGAGAGCGGCGACCCGCGCCCCTTCGAGGTGATCGGCATCCCGCTCACGCCCGGCTTCCACGTGCTCGAGATCGCGTCGCAGAAACTCGGCGATGCGCTGCTCGATGATCGTTATGGCAGCGGCCGCACGATGTACGTGCGCACCACCGCGCTCGCGACCAACCTCGCAGTGCATTTCAAGCTCGGTCGCGAGAACGCGGTGGCCTGGGTCACGACGCTGGACAAGGGCCAGGTGGTCGCCAATGCCGCCGTGCGCGTGTCGAGCTGCGACGGCAAGCAGGTGGCCACCGGCACGACCGATGCGCGCGGGCTGGTCGAGCTCGCCGGCATCTCGCCCAATGCGCCGGGCTGCCCTGGTGCAGCCGACGAAGATGCCGACGACAGCGGTGGCGGCGCCTACTTCGTGAGCGCCCGCGCCAAGGACGCCGAGGGCGTGAACGACCTGGCCTTCACCTGGAGCGACTGGCAGCGCGGCATCGAGCCCTGGCGCTTCAACGTGCCGACCAGCCTGCAGCCCGAGCCCGACCGCATCGCGCACACCATCTTCGACCGCACGCTGCTGCGCGCCGGCGAGACAGTGTCGATGAAGCACCTGATCCGCACCCAGACCCGCACCGGCTTCGGCCTGCCCGACACGTTGCCCGAGACGCTGGTCATCACGCACGTCGGCAGCGGCCAGCAATACACCCAGCCGATCAAGTGGCGCAAGACCGCGACCGGCGGCGAGAGCGGCGAGAACACTTTCGCGATCCCGCCGGCTGCCAAGCTCGGCGTCTACCAGGTCGAGCTGCGCAACGGCAAGAACGGCGCTGACGCCGATGCCGGCGAAGGCGGACAGCGCAGCTACGCCACCGGCGAGTTCCGCGTGGAGGAGTTCCGGCTGCCCGTGCTCGAAGGCCGCATCACGCCGAGCGACAAGAAGCCGCTGGTGGCCGCCACGACACTGCCGGCCGATGTGCAGGTCAACTACGTGGCCGGCGGCGGCGCGGCCAACCTGCCGGTGCGTGTCTCGGCGATGGTGCGCGGCAAGAGCCTCGCCTTCGCCGACTTCGATGCCTTCAGCTTCTCGCCGCCGACCAAGGATGGCACCGTCGCCACCGACACCGGCGATGCGCCCGCCGTCGGCGATGACGCGCGCGTCATCGCCGACAAGCTGCCGCTCACGCTCGACCGCAACGGCGCCGGCAAGCTCAGCATCGACAAGATCCCGCTCGCCAAGGCGACGCCGCGCGAGCTGCTGCTCGAAGCCACCTACGCCGACCCGAACGGCGAGGTGCAGACGCTGAGCAGCGTGCAGACGCTGTGGCCGGCCTCGGTGATCGCGGGCGTGAAGACCGAAGGCTGGGTCTCCACCAGCCAGAAGCTCAGGTTCCAGGCGCTGGCGCTCGACCTGTCGGGCAAGCCGCAGGAAGGCGTGACGCTCAACGTGCGCGCCGTCGCCCGCATCACCACCACCAGCCGCAAGCGCATGGTGGGCGGCTTCTACACCTACGACAACAAGACCGACGTCAAGGACATCGGCACCATCTGCAGTGGCAAGAGCGACGCGCGCGGCCTGCTGCTGTGCGAGGCCGAACTCAAGGAGGCGGGCGAGGTCGAACTGATCGCCAGCGCCACGGACAAGGACGGCCGCGACAGCCGCGCCGCGAGTTCAGTCTACGTGACGAAGCAGGGCGAACTCTGGTTCGGCGGCGAGGACCATGACCGCATCGACGTGCTGCCCGAGAAGAAGAACTACCAGCCCGGCGAGACCGCCAAGTTCCAGGTGCGCAGCCCGTTCCGCTTCTCGACCGCGCTGGTGTCGGTCGAGCGCGAGGGCGTGATCGAAACCCACGTGGTGCAGCTCGACGGCAAGGACCCGACCGTCACGCTGCAGGTGAAGCCCGAGTGGGGGCCGAACGCCTACGTGAGCGTGCTCGCGCTGCGCGGGCGGCTGCGCGAGGTGCCGTGGTACAGCTTCTTCACCTGGGGCTACAAGGCGCCGCGCGAATGGTGGACCGCCTTCTGGTACGAGGGCAAGGAGTACGTCGCGCCGACCGCGCTGGTCGATCTCAGCAAACCGGCCTTCCGGCTCGGCCTCGCCGAGATCCGCGTCGGCACGCAGGCGCACCTGATCGACGTCAAGGTGACGAGCGACAAGCCCAGCTATCCGGTGCGCGGCAAGGCGCAGATCACCATCTCGGCCAGGCTGCCCGGCGGCAAGCCGGCCGCAGGCGCCGAAGTGGCGCTGGCCGCGGTCGACCAGGCGCTGCTGGAGCTGATGCCCAACGACAGCTGGAACCTGCTCGATGCGATGCTGCAGCGGCGCAGCTGGGGCGTGAGCACCTCGACCGCGCAGATGGAGATCGTCGGCCGTCGCCACTACGGCCGCAAGGCCGTGCCGGCGGGCGGCGGCGGGGGCAAGGCCCAGACGCGCGAGTTGCTCGACACCCTGCTGCTGTGGAACCCCGCAGTGGTGCTCGATGCGAACGGCCAGGCCACCGTGACCGTGCCGCTCAACGACGCGCTGACCACTTTCAGGATCGTCGCCGTGGCCGATGCAGGCACCGGCCTCTTCGGCACCGGCCAGACCTCGATCCAGGCCACGCAGGACCTGCAGATCGTCAGCGGCCTGCCGCCGCTGGTGCGCGAGGACGACCAGTTCCGCGCCCAGATCACGCTGCGCAACACGACGCAGAAGCCGATGAAGGTCGAGGCCGCGCCGCGCGCGACGCTGCTCACGCTGGCGCCGCAAACGGTCGACATCCCGGCCGGCGAAGCGCGCGAGCTCGCATGGACGGTGACCGCGCCCGCGCAGCTCGCGCAGACGCGCGCCGAAGCCATCCTGTGGGAGATCGAGGCCCACGACACGCTCGGCGGCGCGCGCGATGCGCTGAAGGTGCGCCAGCGCATCGTGCCGGCCGTGCCGCTGACCGTGCAGCAGGCCACGCTGGTGCAGCTCGACGGGCCGTTCACGCTCGACGTCGCGCCGCCCGCCGATGCACTGCCCGGGCGCGGCGGCCTCAAGCTCTCGCTGCAGCCGCGGCTGGCCGAAGGGCTGACCGGCGTGCGCGACTGGTTCGCCAACTATCCCTACATCTGCCTGGAGCAGAAGACCAGCAAGTCAGTCGGGCTGCGCGACGGCAAGGCCTGGCAGCAGGTGGTCGCGCAGTTGCCGAGCTACCTCGACGGCGACGGCCTGGCCAGCTACTTCCCGCCGCGCGACGGCGAGGCCAACCGCGGCAGCGACACGCTGACCGCCTACGTGCTCGCGGCCACCAACGAAGCCGCGGCGCTCGACCCCGCCTTCGCGCTGCCCGACGACGTGGTGACGCCGATGACCGAGGGCCTGATCGCCTTCGTCGAGGGCAAGATTCAGCGCGACTTCTGGAGCCCGCGCAAGGACCTCGATGTGCGCAAGCTCGCCGCGCTCGAAGCGCTGTCGCGCTATGGCAAGGCGCAAGGCCGCATGACCGGCAGCATCACCATCGCGCCCAACCAATGGCCGACCAGTGCGGTGATCGACTGGCTCAACATCCTCAAGCGCGTGACGGACGTGCCGCAGCGCCAGCAGCGCATGGACGAGGCGAACAACGTGCTGAAGGCGCGCCTGAGCTACCAGGGCACCAAGCTGATCTTCAGCACCGAGCAGGACGACTACTGGTGGTGGCTGATGGTCAACGGCGACGTCAACACCGCGCGCCTGCTGCTCGCGGTGATGGACGACCCGGCCTGGAAGGACGATACGGCCAAGCTGGTCAACGGCTTCATCGGCCGCCAGCAGAACGGCGCCTGGCACACCACCACCGCCAACCTGTGGGGCGGGCTCGCGCTGGAGAAGTTCTCCAAGCAATTCGAGAGCGCGCCGGTCGCCGGCATCACCGCAGCGACCCTCGGCGCGGCCAAGGCGCAGGTCGACTGGCGCAAGGTCGAGCGCATCAAGACCGGCGACGCGGGTGGCGCACCGAACCAGACCACCTTCTTCGGTGCACCGGCCTCGCCCGGCAACCTGCGCAACAACAGCATGTTCCTTCCGTGGCCCGCGGGCGCGGCGCACGACACGCTGCTGGTGACGCAAAGCGGCAGCGGAAAGCCCTGGCTCACGCTGCAGTCGATCGCCGCGGTGCAGCTCAAGGCGCCGTTCGCGGCGGGCTATGCGATCAAGAAGACCGTCACGCCGGTCGAGCAGGCCGTGAAGGGCATCTACACGCGCGGCGACGTGCTGCGCGTGACGCTGGAGATCAATGCCAGCGCCGACATGACCTGGGTCGCGGTGACCGACCCGATCCCCGGCGGCGCGACCATCCTCGGCGGCGGCCTCGGTCGCGACTCGCAGATCGCGACCCAGGGCGAGAAGAAGACGGGCGCCGGCTGGGCCGCCTTCGAGGAGCGCAGCTTCGAGGCCTTCCGCAGCTACTACGAGTACCTGCCCAAGGGCGTGGTGAAGATGGAGTACACGGTGCGCCTCAACAACGTCGGCGACTTCGCGCTGCCGCCGAGCCGCGTCGAGGCGCTGTATGCGCCGGAGATGTTCGGCGAGGCGCCGAACGAGCGTATCAAGGTGGAGGCGGTGAAATAG
- a CDS encoding LysE family translocator: MPVELWLAFVAASAVLLIIPGPTILTVISYSMAHGRRANVPLVAAVALGDSTALVVSLLGLGALLASSAFWFMVIKWIGGLYLLYLGIKLLRAGVSTAELAAPAAPRSRWRLFANTYLVTALNPKGIVFFVAFLPQFIDPHSEVTHQLWVLALTFVAMATINATLYAVFAGSARKLLASPRAQKRFHLAGGSLLSAAGVWALLAKRPG; this comes from the coding sequence ATGCCTGTTGAACTCTGGCTCGCTTTCGTCGCCGCCTCGGCCGTGCTGCTGATCATCCCCGGCCCGACCATCCTGACGGTCATCAGCTATTCCATGGCGCACGGCCGGCGCGCCAACGTGCCGCTGGTCGCGGCCGTCGCGCTCGGCGATTCGACCGCGCTGGTGGTGTCGCTGCTCGGCCTGGGCGCGCTGCTGGCCAGCTCGGCGTTCTGGTTCATGGTCATCAAGTGGATCGGCGGCCTGTACCTGCTGTACCTCGGCATCAAGCTGCTGCGTGCCGGCGTCTCGACGGCCGAACTGGCCGCGCCCGCCGCACCCCGCTCGCGCTGGCGGCTGTTCGCCAACACCTACCTGGTGACGGCCCTCAATCCCAAGGGCATCGTGTTCTTCGTCGCCTTCCTGCCGCAGTTCATCGACCCGCACAGCGAAGTCACGCACCAGCTCTGGGTACTGGCGCTGACCTTCGTCGCGATGGCGACGATCAATGCGACGCTCTATGCGGTGTTTGCCGGCTCGGCACGCAAGCTGCTCGCGTCGCCGCGCGCGCAGAAGCGCTTCCACCTGGCCGGCGGCTCGCTGCTGTCCGCGGCCGGCGTCTGGGCGCTGCTGGCCAAGCGCCCGGGCTGA
- a CDS encoding PaaI family thioesterase — protein MPSIEEMQRALEPLFPGLMGVRLLALEPERVLAEMPVRAALCTAGGILHGGAYMAFADTLGAVGTIINLAAGKRTTTTDSSTKFIGGARIDTTVTGESIALHRGRTTMVWQTSIRTAEGKLCAVVTQTQLVMEA, from the coding sequence ATGCCCTCGATCGAAGAAATGCAACGGGCTCTCGAACCCTTGTTCCCCGGACTCATGGGCGTGCGCCTGCTGGCGCTCGAACCCGAACGCGTGCTGGCCGAAATGCCGGTGCGCGCCGCGCTCTGCACCGCCGGCGGCATCCTGCACGGCGGCGCCTACATGGCTTTCGCCGACACGCTCGGTGCGGTCGGCACGATCATCAATCTGGCCGCGGGCAAACGCACCACCACCACCGACTCCAGCACCAAGTTCATCGGCGGCGCGCGCATCGACACCACGGTGACGGGCGAATCGATCGCGCTGCACCGCGGCCGCACGACGATGGTGTGGCAGACCAGCATCCGGACGGCCGAAGGCAAGCTGTGCGCGGTCGTCACGCAGACGCAGCTCGTGATGGAGGCCTGA
- a CDS encoding helix-turn-helix transcriptional regulator, producing MPNETSISFAQTKVQPPRFRAGLVERSGLEERLGAALLSRRLVLLIAAAGYGKTVALSRQLLNLPPGCATAWITADEQDDLPRLLACLTEALEAHDPPWRVATQSLVEQVSKARELHAVVAELTNAFAAMQVDHGVIAFDDMHLVADPRVFEFLQLLIERAPTNWSFAIASRIAPPLSLARLRVHHELAEFGASDLSFSLQEIRSLCNAAGQHHDDQSAESLLERTQGWVAGLCLTLDVLSRAGTPTAGRRLSQRHQFDYLASEVFGSMSESWRDFLMRCSVLPELTATRCARVSGNANSARMLEEIEQRGMFVSVLDGEELTLRMHDLFRDFLDDRLRREHAEEIPELLLRAAQDEPDPMRKTDMLLRAGAWREAEELLCEVAPILLAQGDSGRIAGLMERFPADARARSPRLAYVRGVVAWSEIDIASTKHMGEAAAGFEREGDLRRMRRALAHQAHANATLRPHVATSEAIAAALDHEDADPDLETELAKASHLHWRAVLNGPQSAVHQHLARLTELLESGAPPALWFSFFPWVHFHFGIPGARALAMRLVSGALAAAGDGYFPLQLQARSAEAYLFFWQGRVDEAQERIRQLQLDEQWAGRPAQSRFGSWSLLGVAGMVTGDRTVLQDSRGKSTEFFRRLTTLEYGTLGVTGITLCNMEMVAGALAGLTQHPNLSFSYWGIFPALFEARLALHDQRDEDALALLRECVKTSSDRDRFGFDALVRVFLAIAEMRTGSATAAWRAVEPLVGKIRSSGEVLGVLFCGPAALAELARFPWPGEVPREGLAELQHWAQRSQALQVGAHPAEATPPAASLDTPLSAREFEVLTHIAAGDSNKLIARALDLSPHTVKRHVARILDRLDLASRGEAAAWYHRRLAKGASEPNRGPRGIAK from the coding sequence ATGCCAAACGAGACCTCCATTTCCTTCGCCCAGACCAAGGTCCAGCCGCCGCGCTTTCGTGCCGGCCTGGTCGAGCGCAGTGGCCTTGAGGAACGCCTCGGCGCGGCGCTGCTGAGCCGTCGCCTGGTGCTGTTGATCGCAGCGGCGGGCTACGGCAAGACGGTGGCACTGTCGCGCCAGCTGCTGAACCTGCCGCCCGGCTGCGCGACCGCTTGGATCACGGCGGACGAGCAGGACGACTTGCCGCGACTGCTGGCCTGCCTGACGGAGGCGCTCGAAGCGCACGACCCGCCGTGGCGCGTCGCGACCCAGAGCCTCGTCGAGCAGGTGTCCAAAGCGCGGGAACTGCACGCGGTCGTCGCCGAATTGACGAACGCATTCGCCGCCATGCAGGTCGATCACGGCGTCATCGCCTTCGACGACATGCACCTGGTCGCCGACCCCAGGGTGTTCGAGTTCCTGCAACTGCTGATCGAACGCGCGCCGACGAACTGGAGTTTCGCGATCGCCTCGCGGATCGCTCCGCCGTTGTCGCTGGCGCGTCTTCGGGTGCATCACGAACTGGCCGAGTTCGGGGCCTCGGATCTGAGCTTCAGCCTGCAGGAGATTCGCAGCCTCTGCAACGCCGCCGGCCAGCACCATGACGACCAGTCGGCCGAGAGCCTGCTCGAGCGCACGCAGGGATGGGTGGCCGGGTTGTGCCTCACGCTGGATGTCCTGAGCCGCGCCGGCACGCCGACGGCCGGCCGGCGCCTGAGCCAGAGGCATCAGTTCGACTATCTGGCCAGCGAAGTGTTCGGGAGCATGTCCGAATCATGGCGCGACTTCCTCATGCGCTGCTCGGTGCTCCCGGAACTCACGGCCACGCGCTGCGCGAGGGTCAGCGGCAACGCGAATTCGGCCCGCATGCTCGAGGAGATCGAGCAACGCGGCATGTTCGTCTCGGTGCTCGATGGCGAAGAGCTGACGCTGCGCATGCATGATCTGTTCCGCGATTTCCTCGACGATCGCCTGCGCCGTGAACATGCCGAAGAGATTCCGGAACTGCTGCTGCGCGCTGCACAAGACGAACCGGATCCGATGCGCAAGACCGACATGCTGCTGCGTGCCGGCGCCTGGCGCGAGGCCGAGGAACTGCTCTGCGAGGTGGCGCCGATCCTGTTGGCACAGGGCGACAGCGGCCGGATCGCCGGCCTGATGGAGCGCTTTCCGGCCGACGCGCGCGCGCGCTCACCGCGTCTGGCCTATGTGCGCGGCGTGGTGGCCTGGAGCGAAATCGATATCGCGAGCACGAAGCACATGGGCGAGGCGGCCGCGGGTTTCGAGCGCGAAGGCGACCTGCGGCGCATGCGGCGTGCGCTCGCGCACCAAGCGCATGCCAACGCCACGTTGCGACCCCATGTCGCGACATCCGAGGCCATCGCCGCAGCGCTGGACCACGAGGACGCCGACCCGGACCTCGAAACGGAACTGGCGAAGGCCAGCCACCTGCACTGGAGGGCGGTCCTCAACGGGCCGCAGAGTGCAGTCCACCAGCACCTGGCGCGCTTGACCGAACTGCTGGAAAGCGGCGCCCCGCCCGCACTCTGGTTCAGCTTCTTCCCTTGGGTGCACTTCCACTTCGGGATACCGGGGGCGCGCGCGCTGGCCATGCGTCTGGTCTCGGGTGCGCTGGCCGCGGCGGGGGACGGGTATTTCCCGCTGCAATTGCAGGCCCGAAGCGCCGAAGCGTATCTCTTCTTCTGGCAAGGACGCGTGGACGAAGCCCAGGAGCGGATACGGCAATTGCAGCTGGACGAGCAATGGGCCGGCCGGCCGGCGCAGTCGCGTTTCGGCTCGTGGAGCCTGCTGGGCGTCGCAGGCATGGTGACCGGCGATCGCACAGTCCTGCAGGATTCACGAGGCAAGTCGACAGAATTCTTCCGGCGGTTGACCACGCTCGAATACGGCACGCTGGGCGTCACCGGCATCACGCTGTGCAACATGGAAATGGTCGCGGGCGCTCTCGCGGGATTGACTCAGCACCCCAATCTGAGCTTCTCCTACTGGGGCATTTTCCCGGCTCTGTTCGAGGCCAGGCTCGCTTTGCACGACCAGCGCGATGAAGATGCGCTCGCGCTCCTGCGCGAATGCGTCAAGACCTCCAGCGATCGCGATCGCTTCGGCTTCGACGCGCTGGTGCGCGTCTTTCTGGCCATCGCCGAGATGCGCACCGGTTCGGCGACGGCCGCATGGCGCGCGGTCGAGCCGCTGGTGGGGAAGATCCGGAGTTCCGGTGAGGTGCTCGGCGTGCTGTTCTGCGGACCGGCCGCCCTCGCCGAGCTGGCCCGTTTCCCATGGCCCGGCGAAGTGCCGCGCGAAGGACTCGCCGAGCTGCAGCATTGGGCGCAGCGCTCGCAGGCGCTGCAGGTCGGTGCGCATCCCGCCGAGGCGACCCCGCCGGCGGCGTCGCTCGACACCCCGCTGAGCGCGCGCGAGTTCGAGGTGCTGACGCACATCGCCGCGGGCGACAGCAACAAGCTGATCGCGCGCGCACTGGACCTCAGCCCGCACACCGTCAAGCGCCACGTGGCGCGCATTCTCGATCGCCTGGACCTGGCCTCGCGCGGCGAGGCCGCGGCCTGGTACCACCGGCGCCTGGCGAAGGGCGCGTCCGAGCCGAACCGAGGTCCGCGCGGCATCGCAAAATAG
- a CDS encoding RidA family protein: MTRRFISSGSTFEAEIGYSRAVVDGDWVFVSGTTGFDYATMSIADDVVAQAEQCLKNIESALRQADASLADVVRVTYVLPDGAAFASCWPVLRRYFGEVRPAAMMISAGLADPRMKIEIEVTARKRS; this comes from the coding sequence ATGACCCGCAGATTCATCAGCTCCGGCTCGACCTTCGAAGCCGAGATCGGCTATTCGCGCGCCGTCGTCGACGGCGACTGGGTCTTCGTCTCCGGCACCACCGGCTTCGACTACGCGACCATGTCGATTGCCGACGACGTCGTCGCGCAGGCCGAGCAGTGCCTGAAGAACATCGAGTCCGCTTTGCGGCAGGCCGACGCCAGCCTGGCGGACGTGGTGCGCGTGACCTACGTGCTGCCCGACGGGGCCGCGTTCGCGTCCTGCTGGCCGGTGCTGCGCCGCTACTTCGGCGAGGTGCGGCCGGCCGCGATGATGATTTCCGCCGGCCTCGCGGATCCGCGCATGAAGATCGAGATCGAAGTCACGGCGCGCAAGCGTTCCTGA
- a CDS encoding DUF2277 domain-containing protein, with protein MCRNIKTLFNFEPPATDDEVRAASLQFVRKLSGFTAPSKANQAAFDRAVAEVAASARTLIESLVTTADPRDREIEAVRAKARSAARFAAPYKVISPD; from the coding sequence ATGTGTAGAAATATCAAGACCCTCTTCAATTTCGAGCCGCCCGCCACCGACGACGAGGTGCGCGCCGCCTCGCTGCAGTTCGTTCGCAAGCTCAGCGGCTTCACGGCGCCCTCCAAGGCCAACCAGGCGGCCTTCGATCGCGCGGTGGCCGAGGTGGCCGCCAGCGCGCGCACGCTGATCGAATCGCTGGTCACCACCGCCGATCCGCGCGACCGCGAGATCGAGGCGGTGCGGGCGAAGGCCCGGTCGGCTGCGCGTTTCGCCGCCCCGTACAAAGTCATCTCGCCGGACTGA